In Candidatus Persebacteraceae bacterium Df01, a genomic segment contains:
- the uvrC gene encoding excinuclease ABC subunit UvrC — protein sequence MGTFNHKAVITQIPPLPGVYRFVDSGGAPLYVGKAANLKKRVTSYFQKTRLSPRIRLMLTVVHNVEVTVTASDNAALLLENNLIKSLKPKYNILFRDDKSYPFLRLTRQPYAQVLHYRGVAGDDDCFGPFPDSDAVRKTIDMIQRLFRLRTCADTVFANRTRPCLLYGIGRCSAPCVNRITPAHYASDVASARALLTGDSRTVERDLRTRMEKAAEEEDFERAAVLRDRLRALAVLRERHFVDDRKTPNADYVGACCDEHGACVNVVMVRGGRRVGERRFFPVHAAGATESEVLAAFIAQHYGSTSPPKIVLSHRPTSLPLPLASAVIRSPRGESKMRAQQAATNARLALALQRSHQLAAADKMQALADRLTLAKVPRRIECFDISHSMGEEPVASRVVFVDGAAQTAEYRRYKIAAAGGDDCAAMHEAVRRCYRRAVSENAVLPDLLIIDGGVGQVRAAQAALQEVPTTIFLLGVAKGAARKAGEETLIMADGEVMQLPPDDPALHLLQAVRDEAHRFAVDGHRKRRDKKRRVSTLEDIEGVGPQLRRRLLQHFGGLRGLKAAGEGELIKIEGVGVQMARRIYHFFHE from the coding sequence ATGGGAACATTCAATCATAAAGCGGTAATAACACAAATTCCTCCACTACCCGGAGTGTACCGTTTTGTTGATAGCGGAGGCGCTCCATTGTATGTGGGTAAGGCAGCAAACCTCAAAAAACGTGTTACCTCTTATTTTCAAAAGACGCGCCTTTCTCCGCGTATCCGACTGATGCTGACTGTTGTGCACAATGTAGAGGTTACCGTTACCGCCTCCGACAACGCTGCATTGTTATTAGAAAATAATCTTATTAAGTCGCTAAAACCTAAATACAATATTTTGTTTAGGGACGATAAAAGCTACCCGTTTTTGCGATTAACGCGGCAACCATACGCTCAGGTGCTTCACTATCGTGGTGTGGCAGGTGATGATGATTGTTTTGGTCCTTTTCCCGATTCTGATGCGGTGCGCAAAACTATTGACATGATTCAGCGACTGTTTCGGTTACGTACTTGCGCCGATACGGTTTTTGCCAATCGCACTCGTCCCTGTTTGTTGTACGGCATTGGTCGCTGCAGTGCGCCGTGTGTTAATCGCATTACACCGGCGCATTATGCATCGGATGTCGCCAGTGCGCGGGCGCTTTTGACTGGTGACAGTCGTACGGTTGAGCGTGATTTACGCACGCGAATGGAAAAAGCTGCTGAAGAAGAAGACTTTGAGCGTGCTGCTGTGTTGCGTGATCGCTTGCGGGCATTGGCGGTGCTGCGTGAGCGGCACTTTGTGGATGATCGTAAAACGCCGAATGCCGATTATGTGGGAGCTTGTTGCGACGAGCACGGTGCTTGTGTGAATGTGGTCATGGTACGTGGTGGGCGGCGTGTTGGCGAGCGGCGTTTTTTTCCTGTTCATGCTGCCGGCGCGACGGAAAGCGAAGTGTTAGCAGCTTTTATTGCACAACACTACGGTAGCACGTCGCCGCCAAAAATTGTGCTTAGCCATCGTCCGACATCCTTACCATTGCCGCTGGCGAGTGCCGTTATTCGCTCGCCGCGGGGCGAATCCAAAATGCGAGCGCAACAAGCTGCCACCAACGCTCGACTGGCGTTGGCGCTACAACGTTCGCACCAGTTGGCGGCGGCGGACAAAATGCAGGCGCTGGCAGACAGATTAACATTGGCAAAGGTGCCACGGCGCATAGAATGTTTTGATATTAGTCACAGTATGGGAGAAGAACCGGTAGCTTCACGCGTGGTGTTTGTAGATGGTGCAGCACAAACGGCAGAATATCGCCGTTACAAAATTGCTGCCGCGGGCGGTGACGATTGTGCTGCCATGCACGAAGCGGTAAGACGTTGTTACCGTCGCGCTGTAAGTGAAAATGCAGTACTGCCTGATTTGTTAATTATTGATGGCGGAGTGGGACAGGTACGGGCGGCACAAGCGGCGCTACAAGAGGTGCCGACGACGATTTTTTTGCTGGGCGTGGCCAAGGGAGCGGCACGCAAGGCAGGTGAAGAAACATTAATTATGGCGGACGGTGAAGTCATGCAATTGCCCCCTGATGATCCAGCACTACATTTATTGCAGGCGGTACGCGATGAGGCGCATCGTTTTGCCGTAGATGGCCACCGGAAGCGGCGCGATAAAAAGCGACGCGTTTCTACTTTGGAAGATATTGAGGGCGTTGGGCCGCAGTTGCGGCGCAGATTGTTGCAGCATTTTGGTGGATTACGCGGACTTAAAGCTGCGGGTGAAGGAGAATTGATTAAAATTGAGGGTGTGGGCGTACAAATGGCCCGCCGCATCTATCATTTTTTTCATGAATAA
- the pgsA gene encoding CDP-diacylglycerol--glycerol-3-phosphate 3-phosphatidyltransferase yields MTFSIPNLLSLFRLATAPLLALVFLVPENQNIANIAATALFLLAASTDFWDGFIARRINQSTSLGALLDLLADKLLIVTALLLLLDAERAPVGACIFIVGRELLMSALREWVAQNGKSSTVRVIAVGKWKTGLQMTAVPFLFYAGDLWALNTLAVGVWLLWAAAALSVWSMLSYCLALWRNE; encoded by the coding sequence GTGACTTTTTCCATTCCTAATCTTCTGTCATTATTTCGGCTGGCAACAGCGCCGTTGTTGGCGCTCGTTTTTTTGGTGCCGGAAAATCAAAATATAGCCAACATTGCCGCTACGGCATTATTTTTACTCGCCGCGTCTACCGATTTTTGGGATGGTTTTATTGCCCGTCGTATAAATCAAAGCACGTCACTGGGCGCGTTATTAGATTTGTTAGCAGATAAATTATTAATTGTTACTGCGCTGTTATTGCTTTTGGATGCTGAACGGGCACCGGTAGGTGCTTGTATATTTATTGTCGGGCGCGAATTGTTGATGTCAGCATTGCGTGAATGGGTGGCGCAAAATGGTAAAAGCTCAACAGTACGTGTAATCGCTGTTGGTAAATGGAAGACAGGGCTACAAATGACAGCAGTGCCATTTTTATTTTATGCGGGTGATTTGTGGGCGCTCAATACGCTGGCGGTAGGCGTATGGTTGCTGTGGGCTGCAGCGGCACTTTCGGTATGGTCTATGCTGTCGTATTGCTTGGCGCTGTGGAGAAATGAATAA
- a CDS encoding PBP1A family penicillin-binding protein gives MIGLLKFLFWSVMFGVINIIFFSVVGLSVLYQKLPSLDVLIDYRPRLPMRIYSAEGDIIGEFGEEKRAYRTYQDFPQQLVGALLATEDVRFFEHVGLDFVGIGRAALGWLEGRREGASTITMQVARNFYLARDRTLVRKITEAMLALEIERHFTKQQILERYMNQIYLGQGSFGFGSAARIYFDKDLDELTTGEIALLAGLPKAPSRYNPRRHRTRAQTRQAHVLGRMLASDVISAEEHEELILAGLPSLRSPARQVAGDNAYAAEEVRRLMFEHFGDEAYERGLNIYTTIQSRLQSAAAQAVRKGLLTHQARRRYAGPEKFFDISGLPQNKIAALLNDEAVYGGLQPAVVLAADKKSLTLLGKDGERYVVNGKNLGAARRYLPGGSKKPTLASGAMLRLVGGGEEVQVASLPGAEAALVALSPEDGAILAMAGGFDFNHSQFNHVTQARRQPGSAIKPFIYSAALEKGFTPASELPDTPIYLSAKETGSGNSWEPKNYDGVASGPILLRRALAKSKNLATVHLLKFIGTEYAQDYLLRFGFRKEDHPAYLTMGLGAGASTPLEMACGYASFTNGGYRVNGYLITRVEDYDGNLIVNELDFESRKRIIDPRNAFIMTSLLQSVVREGTGRQVLSTVNRRDVGGKTGTTNDTVDAWFAGFGGNIVAVSWIGYDQVRSLGTKETGSRAALPIWTSFMVEALANTPEVEYLPPAGIVTADINPDSGQLLSVDETTEARREYFYQEYLPAIGAPPAALEEEQELF, from the coding sequence ATGATTGGATTATTAAAATTTTTATTTTGGAGCGTAATGTTTGGCGTAATCAATATTATTTTTTTCTCGGTTGTGGGGCTGTCGGTGCTGTATCAAAAATTACCGTCGCTGGATGTGTTAATTGATTACCGCCCACGTTTACCGATGCGTATTTACAGTGCCGAAGGCGATATCATAGGTGAATTTGGCGAGGAAAAACGCGCCTATCGCACTTATCAAGATTTTCCGCAGCAGCTGGTGGGTGCCTTGTTGGCTACCGAAGATGTGCGTTTTTTTGAGCATGTGGGATTGGATTTTGTCGGTATCGGGCGGGCAGCTCTGGGCTGGTTGGAAGGCCGGCGCGAAGGTGCTAGTACCATTACTATGCAAGTAGCGCGCAATTTTTATCTTGCTCGTGACCGCACTTTGGTGCGCAAAATTACTGAGGCAATGTTAGCGCTGGAAATTGAGCGGCACTTTACTAAGCAGCAGATATTAGAGCGTTATATGAATCAAATTTATCTAGGGCAAGGTAGTTTTGGTTTTGGCTCTGCAGCGCGCATTTATTTTGACAAAGATTTGGATGAATTAACAACTGGTGAAATCGCCTTACTTGCCGGTTTGCCAAAAGCGCCTAGCCGCTATAACCCGAGGCGTCATCGTACTCGTGCGCAAACTCGTCAGGCGCATGTGTTGGGGCGTATGCTGGCGAGCGACGTTATCAGCGCCGAAGAGCATGAAGAATTGATTCTTGCCGGGCTACCGTCTTTGCGCAGCCCGGCGCGGCAGGTTGCCGGAGATAACGCGTACGCTGCGGAAGAGGTGCGGCGGCTGATGTTTGAACATTTTGGTGATGAAGCTTATGAGCGCGGTCTTAATATTTACACGACCATCCAGTCACGCCTTCAAAGTGCCGCAGCTCAGGCTGTGCGTAAAGGTTTGCTGACGCATCAGGCGCGCCGCCGATACGCGGGGCCGGAGAAGTTTTTTGACATTAGCGGATTGCCACAAAATAAAATTGCCGCACTGCTAAACGATGAAGCCGTGTACGGCGGGTTACAGCCAGCAGTGGTGCTGGCTGCCGATAAAAAATCGCTAACGTTACTCGGAAAAGACGGTGAGCGCTATGTGGTGAATGGGAAAAATTTGGGTGCAGCGCGACGTTATCTGCCCGGCGGTAGCAAAAAACCAACGCTGGCTTCGGGTGCGATGTTGCGGTTGGTTGGTGGCGGTGAAGAAGTGCAAGTAGCGTCTTTGCCGGGGGCCGAGGCGGCGCTAGTTGCCCTTTCACCCGAAGACGGTGCCATATTGGCTATGGCTGGTGGGTTTGACTTTAACCACAGCCAATTCAATCACGTTACTCAGGCACGGCGGCAACCGGGTTCGGCAATTAAGCCATTTATCTATTCTGCAGCGTTGGAAAAAGGTTTTACTCCTGCCAGTGAACTACCGGATACGCCAATTTATCTATCTGCTAAAGAAACGGGTAGTGGTAATTCTTGGGAACCAAAAAATTATGACGGTGTCGCTAGCGGACCGATTTTATTGCGACGAGCACTGGCTAAATCCAAAAATCTTGCGACTGTGCATTTACTCAAATTTATTGGCACCGAATATGCGCAAGATTATCTGTTGCGCTTTGGCTTTCGCAAAGAGGACCATCCCGCTTATCTCACCATGGGGTTGGGTGCCGGTGCCTCCACGCCGTTAGAAATGGCGTGTGGTTATGCATCTTTTACTAACGGCGGCTATCGTGTTAACGGCTATCTCATTACCCGCGTGGAAGATTATGACGGTAATCTCATTGTTAATGAACTGGATTTTGAATCACGGAAGCGCATTATTGACCCGCGTAATGCTTTTATCATGACATCGCTATTACAGAGTGTTGTGCGTGAAGGAACCGGTAGGCAGGTATTGAGTACAGTCAACCGCCGCGATGTTGGCGGTAAAACTGGCACTACCAATGACACCGTTGATGCTTGGTTTGCCGGTTTTGGAGGCAATATTGTCGCTGTGTCATGGATTGGCTATGACCAAGTGCGATCATTGGGCACAAAAGAAACAGGTTCGCGTGCAGCGTTGCCCATTTGGACATCTTTTATGGTCGAAGCACTTGCCAACACGCCAGAAGTAGAATATTTACCGCCGGCGGGTATTGTTACTGCTGATATCAATCCTGACAGCGGGCAATTATTATCGGTGGACGAAACCACTGAGGCGCGGCGTGAATATTTTTATCAAGAATATTTGCCCGCTATTGGTGCACCGCCCGCAGCGCTAGAAGAAGAGCAGGAATTATTTTAA
- the dapF gene encoding diaminopimelate epimerase translates to MTEAVLPFSKMHGGGNDFVIVNAVHRLLPALDFRHLAARRDGVGCDQILILQAPKTPAADFEYRIINADGGEVGQCGNGARCAHVFAQRQGLTDKKCLRLQTSHTVITTTGVGDGIVRAELAVPQFAPANIPLLCDKQNDTYTADNVIDAGRFAALSLGNPHAVFFVSDETAAAVREIGFAFNRAHELFPVGVNVGFCRVIDACTLALRVYERGVGETPSCGSGAVAAAVAAMQAGFVHTPVQVCMRGVELRCGWEGASSPAWLEGPITHVFDGVIPLSNVQVEA, encoded by the coding sequence ATGACTGAAGCTGTGCTGCCCTTTTCTAAAATGCATGGCGGTGGCAATGATTTTGTCATTGTTAATGCCGTGCATCGATTGCTACCGGCATTGGATTTTCGTCACCTTGCCGCTCGTCGAGATGGTGTGGGATGCGATCAAATTTTGATTTTGCAAGCACCAAAAACGCCGGCGGCAGATTTTGAATATCGCATTATCAACGCCGACGGCGGTGAAGTTGGGCAATGCGGTAACGGTGCTCGTTGTGCTCATGTGTTTGCGCAGCGACAGGGGTTAACGGACAAAAAATGTTTGCGGCTGCAAACTAGCCACACGGTTATCACTACTACGGGCGTCGGTGATGGCATAGTGCGAGCCGAGCTTGCCGTGCCACAATTTGCGCCGGCGAATATTCCTCTACTGTGTGATAAGCAGAATGATACCTATACTGCTGATAACGTTATTGACGCTGGTCGTTTTGCAGCCCTGTCTTTGGGCAACCCGCACGCGGTGTTTTTTGTTTCTGATGAAACTGCTGCCGCAGTAAGGGAAATTGGATTTGCTTTTAATCGCGCTCATGAATTATTTCCGGTCGGTGTGAATGTTGGTTTTTGTCGTGTGATTGATGCGTGTACATTGGCGTTGCGCGTTTACGAGCGCGGTGTGGGCGAAACACCATCCTGCGGTAGCGGTGCCGTTGCTGCTGCGGTGGCGGCAATGCAGGCCGGTTTTGTGCACACTCCAGTGCAGGTGTGTATGCGCGGCGTTGAATTGCGTTGCGGCTGGGAGGGGGCATCGTCGCCGGCGTGGTTGGAAGGTCCTATTACGCACGTGTTTGATGGCGTTATTCCGTTGTCTAATGTCCAAGTTGAGGCCTAA
- the fghA gene encoding S-formylglutathione hydrolase has product METVSKNLCFGGVQSICQHQSETVGTAMRFSVYSPPQAKKSSVPVLWWLSGLTCTEENFTFKAGAQRYAAEHGLLLVAPDTSPRGADIDGENDAYDFGTGAGFYVDATVPPWDKNYRMFSYVSNELPQVVSNHFPANIEQQGISGHSMGGHGALIIALKNPGQYRSVSAFSPICNPTECAWGKKALSGYLGKDSAAWRQWDATTLIEDGYRCPAPLIDQGTADEFLHNGQLRPDALQSACNKHGQPLDLRTQPGCDHSYYFIASFIGEHIAHHAAALRS; this is encoded by the coding sequence ATGGAAACAGTCAGCAAAAATTTGTGTTTTGGTGGGGTACAGAGCATTTGCCAACATCAATCTGAAACCGTCGGCACCGCCATGCGCTTTTCTGTGTACTCACCCCCGCAGGCGAAAAAGTCCTCTGTGCCAGTGTTGTGGTGGCTATCCGGACTAACTTGTACCGAAGAAAATTTCACATTCAAAGCTGGTGCACAACGTTATGCCGCCGAGCATGGCTTGCTATTGGTAGCGCCAGACACTAGCCCACGCGGTGCTGATATCGATGGTGAAAATGACGCTTATGATTTTGGCACGGGAGCTGGTTTTTATGTAGACGCCACTGTTCCGCCTTGGGACAAAAATTACCGCATGTTTTCTTATGTAAGCAACGAATTGCCTCAAGTAGTCAGCAACCATTTTCCAGCAAACATTGAACAACAGGGAATTTCCGGTCATTCCATGGGCGGGCATGGCGCGCTCATTATTGCACTTAAAAATCCAGGACAGTACCGTTCTGTCTCCGCTTTTTCACCGATATGCAATCCCACAGAATGCGCTTGGGGGAAAAAAGCACTGAGCGGCTATCTGGGCAAAGACTCTGCCGCGTGGCGACAATGGGACGCCACAACGCTAATTGAAGACGGTTATCGCTGTCCAGCGCCACTGATTGATCAAGGCACAGCAGATGAGTTTTTACACAATGGTCAATTACGCCCCGATGCGTTGCAGTCAGCGTGCAACAAACACGGTCAGCCATTAGATTTGCGTACCCAGCCCGGATGCGATCACAGTTATTATTTTATTGCCAGTTTTATTGGCGAACACATTGCTCATCACGCCGCCGCTTTGCGCAGTTAA
- a CDS encoding LemA family protein — protein sequence MEFYIFLGIVAVVVIYAIVIYNNLVQYKNRGENAFSQIDVQLKRRYDLIPNLVETAKGYLSHERETLEAVIAARNDAAGTLGKLAGNLTDTSSMQSLAAAETALGGALGRMQIAVEAYPDLKASANMTQLSEELTSTENKVAFSRQAYNDAVTAYNTYRQSFPPLIFASIFGHKQDLNMLEFADREKLEEAPKVAF from the coding sequence ATGGAATTTTATATTTTTTTAGGTATTGTAGCGGTAGTAGTTATCTATGCCATTGTCATCTACAATAATTTGGTTCAATACAAAAATCGCGGCGAAAACGCCTTTTCTCAAATTGATGTACAACTCAAACGCCGCTACGATTTAATACCCAACCTGGTGGAAACCGCCAAGGGATACTTGTCACACGAGCGCGAAACCTTAGAGGCAGTTATTGCCGCCCGCAACGATGCTGCCGGGACGTTAGGGAAACTAGCAGGTAACTTGACCGACACAAGTTCAATGCAGTCACTGGCTGCTGCTGAAACTGCCTTGGGTGGCGCATTGGGACGCATGCAAATTGCGGTAGAAGCTTATCCCGATTTAAAAGCATCGGCCAACATGACGCAACTGTCTGAAGAACTCACCTCCACCGAAAATAAAGTGGCCTTTTCACGCCAAGCCTATAACGACGCGGTGACGGCATACAACACCTACCGGCAAAGCTTTCCCCCGCTGATATTCGCCAGCATATTTGGTCACAAACAAGACCTCAATATGCTGGAATTTGCAGATAGAGAAAAGCTAGAAGAAGCGCCAAAGGTGGCGTTTTAA
- the folD gene encoding bifunctional methylenetetrahydrofolate dehydrogenase/methenyltetrahydrofolate cyclohydrolase FolD: protein MESTIINGRAVADEVLASCATKISQGDVVPGLAVIIVGDNPASQVYVRNKVRACEKAGLHSEKYALSVDVSEVELLGKVAQLNADPAIHGILVQLPLPAHINEDKVLTAIAAHKDVDGFHPENIGRLVAGLPGLRPCTPAGCMVLLERAGVSLSGSRAVVIGRSNIVGKPMALMLINAGATVTVCNSKTPSLAATVQQADIVIAAVGRPRLITAEMIKSGATVIDVGINREDGGLVGDVDFESVRTVAGAITPVPGGVGPMTIAMLVSNTLQAAIA, encoded by the coding sequence ATGGAGTCTACAATTATTAATGGACGGGCTGTTGCTGATGAAGTGTTGGCATCGTGCGCCACAAAAATTTCGCAGGGGGACGTTGTCCCCGGACTAGCCGTTATCATTGTTGGGGATAATCCGGCGTCGCAAGTTTATGTTCGCAACAAAGTTCGTGCTTGCGAAAAAGCTGGGTTGCATTCAGAAAAATACGCCTTGTCTGTCGACGTTAGCGAAGTGGAATTATTGGGCAAAGTTGCGCAACTCAATGCTGACCCCGCTATTCACGGTATTTTGGTGCAACTTCCCCTACCCGCGCATATTAATGAAGACAAGGTACTTACCGCCATTGCCGCTCACAAAGATGTGGACGGTTTTCATCCTGAAAATATAGGGCGGCTGGTAGCAGGATTACCCGGATTACGTCCGTGTACTCCCGCCGGATGTATGGTGTTATTGGAGCGCGCTGGTGTTTCGCTGTCAGGTAGTCGAGCGGTGGTGATAGGGCGTAGTAATATTGTCGGCAAACCAATGGCATTGATGCTTATTAATGCGGGCGCCACTGTCACCGTATGTAATTCCAAAACACCATCATTGGCGGCGACGGTGCAGCAGGCAGACATTGTTATCGCTGCTGTTGGTCGTCCGCGGTTAATTACGGCAGAGATGATTAAGTCCGGTGCGACGGTAATTGATGTTGGTATTAACCGTGAAGATGGCGGATTAGTTGGTGATGTGGATTTTGAGTCGGTGCGTACGGTGGCGGGTGCTATTACGCCTGTTCCCGGTGGTGTCGGACCGATGACTATAGCTATGTTGGTATCTAACACTTTGCAAGCTGCTATCGCATGA
- a CDS encoding ATP-binding cassette domain-containing protein, whose amino-acid sequence MTASVVAKPAMRVDQVCKYFGNRIAVDGVSFTAAAGECLGILGPNGAGKSTLLRICLGVCEQDAGTVQLLDYDIPVQALAARRRIGVVPQKDTLDPDFSCAENLAVYMSYFGLPRNDRVIDELMNFAGLSSRETAPITQLSGGMQRRLTLARALVNNPDVIFLDEPTTGLDPQARHLIWERLRQLRAAGKTLLLTTHFMEEAERLCDRLIVMDEGKIIAAGTPDTLIRENVESEVVEVYGDTAHDWLDEHADITGRREDFGYLSYCYVDEAAPLIDSLRAVSLRFSHRQANMEDVFLRLTGRALRE is encoded by the coding sequence ATGACCGCTTCGGTGGTTGCAAAGCCTGCGATGAGGGTGGATCAGGTTTGTAAATATTTTGGTAATCGTATCGCAGTGGACGGTGTGTCTTTTACAGCTGCCGCCGGCGAGTGCTTGGGTATTTTAGGACCCAACGGTGCCGGTAAGTCTACGTTGTTGCGCATTTGTTTGGGAGTGTGCGAGCAAGATGCTGGCACCGTACAATTGTTAGATTATGACATTCCAGTACAAGCGTTGGCAGCACGGCGGCGAATTGGTGTGGTGCCGCAAAAAGATACGTTAGATCCAGATTTTAGCTGCGCTGAAAATTTGGCGGTATATATGTCATATTTCGGTTTGCCGCGCAATGATCGAGTAATTGACGAATTAATGAATTTTGCCGGCTTGTCGTCTCGCGAAACGGCGCCTATTACGCAGTTGTCGGGTGGTATGCAGCGGCGGCTGACTTTGGCGCGAGCTTTGGTGAATAACCCTGACGTTATTTTTTTAGATGAGCCAACTACCGGTTTGGATCCGCAGGCGCGGCACTTGATTTGGGAGCGATTACGTCAACTGCGAGCTGCAGGTAAAACGTTGTTGCTTACCACTCACTTTATGGAGGAGGCCGAACGTTTGTGTGACCGTTTGATTGTCATGGACGAAGGTAAAATTATTGCTGCCGGCACGCCTGACACTTTAATACGAGAGAATGTAGAGTCAGAAGTGGTTGAAGTGTATGGTGATACCGCTCACGACTGGCTGGATGAACACGCCGACATCACTGGACGTAGGGAAGATTTTGGTTATTTGTCGTATTGTTATGTAGACGAAGCGGCGCCGTTAATTGACTCTTTGCGAGCGGTTTCTCTGCGTTTTTCTCATCGCCAGGCCAACATGGAAGACGTGTTTTTGCGCTTGACTGGGCGCGCCTTGCGCGAATGA
- a CDS encoding ABC transporter permease: MGSLIGDVNGESYLQFIAAGMAGYTVLNSASFEGLYSAFTRMHVQRTWESILNTPMTLDDVIFGEWLWAALKGLFAGTAVLLVISIFQLAVYPTALLVIPCMVVACLAFSGMALAFNSIAPGYEFFSFYFSLFIAPMMILSGAFFPVEAMPAPLQVVSAVLPLRYMVDLARPLLVGEFPESFLLPIFVLLAYALVGLWVATVLTRRRLLS; this comes from the coding sequence GTGGGTTCTCTTATCGGCGACGTTAACGGAGAATCGTATTTGCAGTTTATCGCCGCTGGCATGGCAGGCTATACGGTACTCAACAGCGCTAGTTTTGAGGGGTTGTATTCGGCGTTTACCCGCATGCACGTTCAGCGTACGTGGGAATCTATTCTCAATACTCCGATGACGCTGGATGACGTCATTTTTGGTGAATGGTTGTGGGCTGCGCTTAAAGGACTATTTGCCGGTACTGCTGTGTTGCTAGTAATTTCAATTTTTCAATTGGCAGTGTATCCGACAGCATTGCTTGTGATTCCGTGTATGGTCGTGGCGTGCTTAGCGTTTTCGGGCATGGCGTTGGCATTTAACTCCATTGCACCGGGCTACGAATTTTTCTCTTTTTACTTTTCGCTATTTATTGCGCCGATGATGATTTTATCCGGCGCTTTTTTTCCAGTGGAAGCGATGCCTGCTCCTTTGCAGGTGGTTTCTGCTGTGTTGCCATTGCGATATATGGTGGACTTGGCACGGCCTCTTCTGGTTGGAGAATTCCCTGAATCTTTTTTGTTGCCGATTTTTGTATTATTGGCATATGCACTTGTGGGTTTGTGGGTGGCTACCGTACTCACGAGGCGGCGGTTGTTGTCGTGA